Proteins from a genomic interval of uncultured Desulfuromusa sp.:
- a CDS encoding AarF/UbiB family protein has protein sequence MPFNRINRNLRSLKRYRQVLGILIKYGFGHIVEQLNIDYYLQLGKRIVSLGTASRELERLTQAARFRLALEELGPTFIKLGQLLSTRPDIVPLDALEELQKLQDHLPAVPTDQIMAQIHRELGYPVEELFKDFEDKPLATASIAQVHRGTLKSGEKIVCKIRRPGVEPVIETDIDIMMGLAYLIEKHLPGGDLYDPIGLVKEFRRTIHRELDFSREGRTTDRFAANFREDETIHIPKVFWDYTGQTVLTLEYISGIKISQQEELKAAGMDLKTIAENGADNFLKQVFIHGLFHADPHPGNIHVLPGNVICILDYGMVGRLDDDLKLHLTELLLCVLRRDVDRLIRQLLYSGEVHDESNLKNLKRDLTEFIDDYYDILLQDLKVGKLLIHFVDILTEYQIKFPSNLMLLSRSLFVMEGIGKQLNPDFNMVEQLKPFAEQIIKDRYSPSNIAKEAAQALQSYQALGKSLPKDIKEFINRVNHNKFKIDLEHRGLERLVNDLDKSTNRISFSMVIAALIIGSSLVMQIDKGPMLFGFPILGLLGYSVAGFLGFGLAIAILRSGRM, from the coding sequence TTGCCATTCAATCGTATCAACCGAAATCTTAGATCACTCAAACGCTATCGGCAAGTCCTTGGAATTCTCATTAAATATGGGTTCGGGCATATCGTTGAGCAGCTCAATATTGATTACTACCTGCAGCTGGGGAAACGCATCGTATCGCTGGGAACAGCGTCTCGTGAATTAGAGCGACTGACCCAGGCGGCCCGATTCCGATTAGCCCTGGAAGAGCTGGGTCCGACCTTTATAAAGCTGGGGCAGCTCCTCTCAACGCGCCCGGATATTGTTCCTCTTGACGCTCTGGAAGAGCTGCAAAAGCTCCAGGATCATCTCCCTGCGGTGCCAACCGACCAGATTATGGCACAAATCCATCGTGAGCTTGGTTACCCGGTTGAAGAACTGTTCAAAGATTTTGAGGACAAGCCCCTGGCGACAGCCAGTATTGCCCAGGTGCACCGAGGCACTCTTAAGAGTGGAGAGAAGATCGTATGCAAAATCCGCAGACCGGGTGTGGAACCTGTCATTGAGACAGATATAGACATCATGATGGGTTTGGCTTATCTGATTGAGAAACACTTACCGGGCGGAGATTTATACGATCCCATTGGCCTGGTTAAGGAGTTTCGTCGCACCATCCACCGTGAGCTCGATTTTTCACGCGAAGGGCGGACGACGGATCGCTTTGCTGCAAACTTCCGGGAAGACGAAACAATCCACATTCCTAAGGTCTTCTGGGATTATACAGGGCAGACCGTCCTCACACTGGAGTATATTTCCGGAATAAAAATTTCACAGCAAGAAGAACTCAAAGCTGCCGGGATGGACCTCAAAACCATTGCCGAAAATGGAGCAGACAATTTCCTAAAGCAAGTTTTTATTCATGGATTATTTCACGCTGACCCCCATCCGGGAAACATCCATGTCTTGCCGGGAAATGTTATCTGTATTCTTGATTATGGCATGGTGGGACGCCTTGATGATGATTTGAAACTACATTTAACGGAACTGCTTTTATGTGTTTTGCGCCGGGACGTTGACCGCCTCATTCGACAACTTCTCTACTCTGGAGAAGTTCACGATGAATCAAACTTAAAAAATCTCAAAAGAGATTTGACCGAGTTTATTGATGACTATTATGACATCCTGTTACAAGACTTGAAGGTGGGAAAACTGCTCATCCATTTTGTCGATATTTTGACCGAATATCAAATCAAATTTCCGTCCAACCTGATGTTATTGTCTCGTTCATTATTTGTCATGGAAGGCATAGGCAAGCAGCTCAATCCTGATTTTAATATGGTTGAACAACTCAAACCATTTGCCGAGCAGATCATCAAAGACCGTTACTCCCCAAGCAACATTGCCAAAGAAGCGGCCCAGGCCCTGCAATCCTACCAGGCTCTCGGCAAAAGCCTGCCTAAGGATATCAAAGAATTCATTAATCGCGTAAACCACAATAAATTCAAGATTGATCTGGAACATCGTGGCCTTGAGCGACTGGTAAACGATCTGGACAAATCAACCAACCGCATCTCCTTCAGCATGGTGATCGCTGCTCTTATCATCGGATCATCCCTGGTCATGCAGATCGACAAGGGCCCAATGCTGTTTGGTTTCCCGATATTGGGGTTGCTGGGCTATTCCGTGGCAGGGTTTCTCGGTTTTGGACTTGCCATCGCTATTTTGCGATCAGGCCGGATGTAA
- a CDS encoding phasin family protein — protein MLEIVEKTLLTGIGAVALTQKKAEELIDDLKKRMNLTEEEGKNLLEKLREAAKDNQKKLEEMAQEEVRKACGHMGVITADEFTKLQHKVEQLEKQLKTLTK, from the coding sequence ATGCTTGAGATTGTTGAGAAAACCTTGTTAACCGGAATTGGTGCTGTAGCGTTGACCCAGAAAAAAGCAGAAGAATTGATTGATGATCTCAAAAAACGGATGAACCTCACTGAAGAAGAAGGTAAAAATCTTCTCGAAAAACTTCGTGAAGCCGCCAAAGACAACCAGAAAAAACTCGAAGAAATGGCCCAGGAAGAAGTCAGGAAAGCTTGTGGACATATGGGTGTGATCACTGCGGATGAATTTACGAAGCTACAACACAAAGTGGAGCAATTGGAAAAGCAACTCAAGACACTCACAAAGTGA
- a CDS encoding HDOD domain-containing protein, producing MALIYIDDLTVGMVLAEDLFTPKGRFVLAAGATLQQDHLKILKSWGVIEASIDESTMGEGYNDNQELLAQFIDRAHAYLGPRFMLNNMEEEPVATLYRHAVHYFSLQFQKGFDPEILSEQLPEASGEGQIPLKIPHLLKDDVDIVSLPTVYSHIVDLLDRPDSSSQQIAKAISKDASLTIRLLRLVNSPFYGFSGKIDSVSRAVSLLGTNELSTLTLGILVVRQFQNLPASLLNMDSFWRHSIRCGLFSKVLAGYLGEKEVEKYFIGGLLHDVGRLVLLGKMPALYSDTVARARQGHLQMYRAEQDSFNTDHSIVGKLLAEKWRLPPALIRMIGSHHSPRLARYSIEACICHIADVFAHACGHEAMLVNEIPELQRSAWDEIGLQEELIAPTIQQVNAEFKDVVHVFFGHTD from the coding sequence TTGGCACTGATATATATTGACGATTTAACGGTTGGTATGGTTTTGGCGGAAGATCTGTTTACTCCCAAGGGCCGGTTTGTCCTTGCGGCAGGGGCTACACTGCAACAGGATCACCTCAAAATTCTCAAAAGCTGGGGAGTGATTGAAGCCTCGATTGATGAATCTACTATGGGGGAAGGCTATAACGACAATCAGGAATTGCTGGCCCAATTTATTGACCGTGCTCACGCTTATTTAGGGCCCCGGTTTATGCTCAATAATATGGAGGAGGAGCCCGTTGCAACCCTCTATCGTCACGCTGTTCATTATTTTTCCTTGCAGTTTCAGAAAGGGTTTGATCCCGAAATTTTGTCTGAACAGCTTCCGGAGGCTTCAGGGGAGGGCCAAATTCCCCTGAAAATCCCCCACCTGCTTAAAGATGATGTGGATATTGTGTCATTGCCGACTGTTTATAGCCACATTGTCGATCTTCTGGATCGTCCGGATTCTTCTTCGCAACAAATTGCAAAAGCAATCAGTAAAGATGCAAGTTTGACAATAAGGCTGTTGCGTCTTGTCAATAGTCCTTTTTACGGATTTTCCGGAAAGATTGACTCGGTGTCGCGAGCGGTTTCATTGCTGGGGACAAATGAACTCTCGACTTTAACTCTTGGGATTCTGGTTGTCAGACAGTTTCAAAATCTCCCTGCAAGCTTATTGAATATGGACTCTTTCTGGCGCCATTCTATTCGTTGTGGTTTGTTCTCCAAGGTTCTTGCCGGTTATCTGGGAGAAAAAGAAGTTGAAAAATATTTTATCGGTGGCTTGCTGCATGATGTCGGGCGTTTGGTTCTCCTGGGGAAAATGCCGGCTCTGTATTCAGACACTGTTGCCAGGGCTCGACAGGGGCATCTGCAGATGTACCGTGCGGAACAGGACAGTTTTAATACTGACCACAGTATCGTGGGTAAACTTCTGGCTGAAAAGTGGCGCTTGCCACCAGCATTAATCCGCATGATCGGGAGCCACCACTCCCCACGGCTCGCACGCTATTCTATAGAAGCTTGTATCTGTCATATTGCCGATGTTTTTGCCCATGCTTGTGGCCATGAAGCGATGTTGGTCAATGAAATTCCAGAATTGCAGAGGTCTGCTTGGGACGAAATCGGTTTGCAGGAAGAACTTATTGCGCCAACGATCCAGCAGGTCAATGCAGAGTTTAAGGATGTCGTGCACGTCTTTTTTGGTCATACTGATTGA
- the polA gene encoding DNA polymerase I, whose protein sequence is MSLKNERVYLIDGSSYIYRAYYAIRHLSNSRGEATNAVYGFTNMLITLLREEKPDRVAVIFDAKGPTFRKELYPAYKANRSAMPEDLVPQIPLIKDVVRAFNLPALELAGYEADDIIATLAKRYADQGLDITVVTGDKDLMQIVGERVRLLDTMKGKVSGRDEVVERFGVPPEQVLEILGLAGDSSDNIPGVPGIGEKTASGLIQEFGSIENLLSNIDQVKGKKRQENLREFADQARLSRTLADLIYDLDIAVSLDDLSLVDPDLDALTTLFKQLEFPKLLQQFSREKLQDSTGGDYQVVLTENELSSMVEELKGAECFAIDTETTSLVAVQADLVGLSFSCRADHGWYVPIGHCYLGVPQQLSKDVVLEKLRPLLENPTYKKVGQNIKYDALVLRNAGIELQGVDIDTMVLSYVTHPQSKSHGLDALAAEHLNHRMIPYSEMTGTGKKQICFSEVEVEKAVRYATEDADITLQLSRKLLPQLPTGMAEKLFYDVEMPLVDVLTRIEWSGIRINADFLGVLSEQMRKKLDILEGEIQELAGGPFNINSPKQLGEVLFEKLGLPKGKKTKTGWSTNVDVLTSLASEHDIAAKILDYRSVSKLKSTYTDALPKLINPATGRLHTSFNQAVTATGRLSSSDPNLQNIPIRTAEGRRIREAFIPEEGWVLLAADYSQVELRVLAQMADVPALKESFAAGEDIHKRTASEIFNVFPEMVTDEMRRQAKTINFGVLYGMGAFSLAKDLGISRAEAQQFIDHYFERYPAILQFMEEKKSEAREHQYVTTILGRRCAIPEISSKNGAVRSYAERNAINYPIQGSAADIIKVAMVNIDRRLGSEQLQARMLLQVHDELVFEVPTAELEKVRELIKIEMESAVPMDLPLKVDIGTGANWAEAH, encoded by the coding sequence ATGTCACTCAAGAATGAACGGGTCTATCTGATTGATGGATCTTCGTATATCTACCGAGCTTATTATGCAATCCGTCACCTGTCAAATTCCAGAGGGGAAGCGACCAATGCTGTTTATGGTTTTACCAATATGCTTATCACCTTGTTGCGTGAAGAAAAACCGGATCGGGTTGCGGTTATTTTTGATGCTAAGGGCCCAACCTTTCGCAAGGAACTATATCCGGCATATAAGGCTAACCGTTCGGCGATGCCTGAGGATCTGGTGCCGCAAATTCCGCTGATCAAAGATGTTGTGCGTGCTTTTAACCTTCCTGCGCTGGAGCTGGCCGGATATGAGGCTGATGATATTATTGCGACTCTGGCTAAACGCTATGCGGATCAGGGTCTGGATATTACCGTTGTGACCGGTGATAAAGATCTGATGCAGATTGTCGGTGAGCGAGTGCGCCTGCTCGACACGATGAAGGGGAAAGTCTCCGGGCGGGATGAGGTGGTCGAGCGCTTCGGGGTTCCCCCTGAACAGGTGCTGGAAATTCTGGGGCTGGCGGGAGATAGTTCGGATAATATCCCCGGGGTCCCGGGAATCGGTGAGAAGACCGCAAGTGGCTTGATTCAAGAGTTTGGATCGATTGAAAATCTGCTGTCCAATATTGATCAGGTGAAAGGGAAGAAGAGGCAGGAGAACTTACGTGAATTTGCTGATCAGGCGAGGTTGTCCCGAACATTAGCCGACCTGATTTATGATCTGGACATTGCTGTCAGCCTGGATGATTTGAGTCTGGTTGATCCCGATCTTGATGCCCTGACAACTTTATTTAAACAGCTTGAATTTCCTAAATTATTGCAGCAGTTCTCTCGTGAGAAGCTTCAGGATTCAACCGGCGGAGATTATCAGGTCGTCCTGACTGAAAATGAGCTGTCCAGTATGGTTGAAGAGCTTAAAGGGGCGGAGTGTTTTGCCATAGATACTGAAACGACAAGCTTGGTTGCCGTCCAGGCTGATCTGGTTGGTCTTTCATTCTCTTGTCGAGCTGATCATGGCTGGTATGTTCCGATTGGGCATTGCTATCTGGGGGTTCCACAGCAGCTCTCCAAGGATGTCGTTCTGGAAAAACTCCGCCCGTTGCTGGAAAATCCAACCTATAAAAAGGTCGGTCAGAATATCAAGTATGATGCCTTGGTGCTTCGCAATGCCGGGATTGAGTTGCAGGGGGTGGATATTGACACGATGGTCCTTTCTTATGTGACGCATCCCCAATCAAAGTCTCATGGTCTTGATGCTTTAGCCGCTGAACATTTAAATCATCGGATGATTCCTTATTCCGAGATGACCGGTACGGGGAAAAAGCAGATTTGTTTTAGTGAAGTCGAAGTTGAAAAAGCGGTACGGTATGCAACTGAAGATGCTGACATCACTTTGCAGCTGAGCCGGAAATTGTTACCTCAGTTGCCTACAGGAATGGCGGAAAAGCTTTTTTACGATGTTGAAATGCCGCTGGTAGATGTGTTGACAAGGATTGAGTGGAGTGGAATCCGGATTAATGCAGATTTTCTCGGTGTTCTTTCAGAACAGATGAGAAAAAAACTGGATATTCTTGAGGGAGAGATCCAGGAGTTGGCAGGGGGCCCGTTTAATATTAATTCACCTAAACAGCTCGGCGAAGTTTTGTTTGAAAAGCTTGGTCTGCCAAAAGGGAAAAAGACGAAAACCGGATGGTCAACCAATGTTGATGTTTTAACGAGTTTGGCGTCTGAACATGATATTGCCGCTAAAATTCTTGATTATCGCTCTGTCAGTAAGTTGAAAAGCACTTATACTGATGCCTTGCCAAAGTTGATTAATCCAGCAACAGGTCGATTGCACACCTCTTTTAACCAGGCGGTGACGGCGACAGGGCGTCTTTCCTCAAGTGATCCCAATTTACAGAACATTCCCATTCGGACGGCCGAAGGGCGACGCATTCGTGAAGCTTTCATCCCTGAAGAAGGTTGGGTTTTATTGGCTGCCGATTATTCTCAGGTGGAATTGCGGGTTCTGGCACAAATGGCGGATGTTCCAGCTCTAAAAGAGAGTTTTGCCGCAGGTGAAGATATTCATAAAAGAACGGCGAGCGAGATCTTTAATGTTTTCCCTGAGATGGTGACGGATGAAATGCGACGCCAGGCAAAAACTATTAATTTCGGGGTGCTTTATGGTATGGGAGCTTTCAGTTTAGCGAAAGATCTCGGGATCAGTCGTGCTGAAGCGCAGCAGTTTATCGATCACTATTTTGAACGCTATCCTGCTATTTTGCAATTTATGGAGGAAAAGAAATCAGAGGCTCGTGAACATCAGTATGTCACTACGATTCTTGGACGCCGCTGTGCCATCCCTGAAATTTCCAGTAAAAACGGAGCAGTGCGTAGTTATGCTGAACGAAATGCGATCAATTACCCGATTCAGGGGAGCGCTGCAGATATCATTAAGGTGGCGATGGTGAATATTGATCGGCGTCTTGGCTCGGAACAGTTACAAGCAAGAATGTTGCTGCAGGTTCATGATGAGCTGGTTTTTGAGGTGCCAACGGCTGAACTTGAGAAAGTCAGGGAATTGATTAAAATAGAGATGGAATCAGCAGTTCCAATGGATCTTCCGTTAAAAGTTGATATTGGAACCGGCGCAAATTGGGCTGAAGCTCACTAA
- a CDS encoding glycogen/starch/alpha-glucan phosphorylase codes for MNDTRFRKSSSCPDLTTVPPLGLDAEALESDFRHYYTNTLGRDRNCRLTHYAYEALALVIRDRLMERWTHTRYAYEDSDCKRTHYLSLEFLMGRTLGNAVLNLDLGDELTKTLSNICLEMEELVDIEPDAGLGNGGLGRLAACFLDSCATLQLPVQGYGIRYEYGMFRQHIVNGYQVEEPDHWLETDNCWEIKRPEYRQRVKFSGSSESYIDATGKKRMRWVNTRDVLATPYDLPIPGYRNGTVNTLRLWKATATDEFDLEEFNSGDYTGSVAAKNEAEKITMVLYPNDSSENGKELRLRQQYFLASASLQDVLDKWIVTKGTDLSQFAEKNCFQLNDTHPSCAVAELMRLLMDEQGLDWEEAWEITCTTMAYTNHTLLPEALEKWPVALFQQLLPRLLEIIYEINARFLKQVAERWPGDMERQRRMSLIEEGPEPQVRMAYLAIVGSFSVNGVAELHSKLLREGLFRDFYEFWPEKFNNKTNGVTQRRWLAYANPKLSHLISDKIGSAWATDLGQLSRLKPFSEDHAFQQQWQQVKHYNKQRLAELVREDCGVDFNPQALFDVQVKRIHEYKRQLLNILHVIHLYDRIKRGDDQSWTPRCVLFGGKAAPGYVMAKLIIKLINNVATLVNNDASIGHKLKVAFLPNYRVSAMEMICAGTDLSEQISTAGKEASGTGNMKFMLNGALTIGTLDGANIEIREETGAENFFLFGLTAEETEKRRQHYNPDAVIADNEDLTRVMQLLQCGHFNQFEGGIFEPIIQAIRSPYDPWLVAADFADYVVAQRQAAGIYQDQSQWTRMSILNTAAAGKFSTDRTMQEYNKHIWTLPQIPAHPVS; via the coding sequence ATGAATGATACACGTTTTCGAAAATCTTCTTCATGTCCGGATCTGACAACAGTTCCCCCATTAGGATTAGATGCCGAAGCACTTGAATCCGATTTTCGTCATTACTACACAAATACCCTTGGTCGTGATCGCAACTGTCGCCTGACTCACTATGCCTATGAAGCGTTGGCTCTGGTGATACGAGATCGTTTGATGGAACGTTGGACCCATACCCGGTATGCGTATGAGGACAGTGACTGTAAACGGACTCACTATCTTTCCCTGGAGTTTTTAATGGGGAGGACATTGGGAAATGCAGTGTTGAACCTTGATTTGGGGGACGAGTTGACAAAAACCTTGTCCAATATTTGTCTGGAGATGGAAGAACTGGTTGATATTGAGCCTGATGCAGGATTGGGCAATGGTGGTTTGGGTCGCCTTGCTGCCTGTTTTCTGGACAGTTGTGCAACCTTACAGCTGCCTGTCCAGGGCTATGGTATCCGTTATGAATATGGCATGTTTCGGCAGCATATTGTGAATGGTTATCAGGTGGAAGAACCTGACCACTGGCTGGAAACGGATAACTGCTGGGAGATCAAGCGTCCCGAATATCGTCAGCGAGTCAAATTCAGTGGGTCCAGTGAGTCCTATATCGATGCTACCGGGAAGAAGCGGATGCGTTGGGTGAATACGCGCGATGTCTTGGCTACTCCCTATGATCTCCCTATCCCGGGTTATCGTAACGGCACAGTGAATACTTTACGCTTATGGAAAGCCACGGCGACTGATGAGTTTGATCTGGAGGAATTTAATTCCGGGGATTATACCGGTTCGGTGGCGGCCAAGAATGAAGCGGAAAAAATCACGATGGTTCTCTATCCCAATGATTCCAGTGAGAACGGCAAGGAGTTACGTTTACGGCAACAGTATTTTCTCGCTTCAGCCAGCCTGCAGGACGTGCTCGATAAGTGGATTGTGACAAAGGGTACTGACCTGAGTCAATTTGCTGAAAAAAACTGTTTTCAGCTGAACGATACCCATCCGAGTTGTGCCGTTGCTGAACTCATGCGTTTACTTATGGATGAACAGGGGTTGGACTGGGAAGAAGCCTGGGAAATAACGTGTACGACGATGGCCTATACGAATCATACTCTATTGCCTGAAGCTTTGGAAAAGTGGCCGGTAGCACTTTTTCAGCAGCTATTGCCACGGTTACTGGAAATCATCTACGAAATCAATGCCCGTTTTTTGAAACAGGTTGCTGAGCGTTGGCCAGGTGACATGGAAAGACAAAGGCGGATGTCTTTGATCGAGGAGGGGCCTGAACCACAGGTCCGTATGGCCTATTTAGCCATTGTCGGCAGTTTTTCTGTGAATGGCGTAGCAGAGCTGCATTCAAAATTATTACGGGAGGGGCTGTTCCGTGATTTTTATGAGTTTTGGCCTGAAAAATTTAACAATAAAACCAACGGCGTGACGCAGAGACGTTGGCTGGCATATGCCAACCCGAAGTTGAGCCATTTGATCAGTGATAAAATCGGGTCTGCCTGGGCCACTGATCTCGGACAGCTCAGTCGTTTAAAGCCTTTTTCTGAGGATCATGCGTTTCAGCAGCAATGGCAGCAGGTCAAACATTATAACAAGCAGCGTTTGGCCGAACTGGTCAGAGAAGACTGTGGCGTCGATTTCAATCCCCAGGCTTTATTTGATGTCCAAGTGAAACGGATTCATGAGTATAAGCGCCAACTCCTTAATATTCTTCATGTTATTCACCTGTATGACCGGATTAAACGGGGTGATGATCAGAGCTGGACTCCCCGTTGTGTTTTGTTTGGCGGCAAAGCGGCCCCAGGTTATGTTATGGCGAAGCTGATTATTAAGTTGATCAATAATGTCGCTACACTTGTCAACAATGATGCCTCAATTGGCCATAAGCTCAAGGTTGCCTTTTTGCCCAATTACCGGGTTTCAGCCATGGAAATGATCTGTGCTGGAACCGATTTGTCGGAACAGATCTCTACGGCAGGAAAGGAAGCTTCAGGGACCGGCAATATGAAGTTTATGCTCAATGGAGCACTGACCATTGGGACTCTGGATGGTGCAAATATTGAAATTCGTGAAGAAACCGGCGCTGAGAATTTCTTTTTGTTCGGGTTAACGGCAGAGGAAACAGAGAAGAGGCGACAACACTATAATCCTGACGCTGTTATTGCCGACAATGAAGATTTGACGCGGGTGATGCAATTGTTGCAATGTGGCCACTTCAATCAGTTTGAAGGTGGGATATTTGAGCCCATCATTCAGGCGATCAGAAGTCCCTATGATCCTTGGTTGGTGGCTGCCGATTTTGCTGACTATGTTGTTGCACAAAGGCAGGCTGCGGGAATCTATCAGGACCAATCACAGTGGACACGCATGAGCATCCTTAATACGGCAGCCGCGGGGAAGTTTTCTACTGATCGCACCATGCAGGAATATAATAAACATATCTGGACGTTACCACAGATCCCTGCACATCCTGTGAGTTAA
- a CDS encoding GSU3473 family protein: MMIQVVYKNGKEDLVEQKFLDILLHIGEVQEFRRSDHWVNVTEDPIRSNQNHAYHGEDRRVYSGTELPPAMGV; this comes from the coding sequence TTGATGATTCAAGTTGTCTACAAAAACGGAAAAGAAGATCTCGTAGAACAAAAATTTCTGGATATTTTGCTGCACATTGGAGAGGTTCAGGAGTTTCGCCGGAGTGATCACTGGGTCAATGTCACTGAAGATCCTATCCGTTCAAATCAAAACCACGCATATCATGGAGAAGACAGACGGGTTTATAGCGGAACAGAACTGCCTCCTGCAATGGGAGTTTGA
- a CDS encoding DUF4126 domain-containing protein, producing the protein MEQLDQIVSIIALSMGVAWASGINLYAVILVLGLLGSTGNMVLPPDLQILMSPLVLFAAGFMYLVEFFADKVPGVDTSWDTLHTFIRIPAGAAMAVGAIGPVDPVVSLAVAIVGGGLAAGTHVTKAGTRVLINASPEPVTNWVASVSEDVLVVAGLWTAFHYPWLFLLLLIVFILLMIWVLPKIIRGVKWLIFSLKKVFTGQSQKQPVLPKVEIPGSFPELPDKNSET; encoded by the coding sequence ATGGAACAGTTAGACCAGATCGTCTCAATTATTGCGCTCAGTATGGGGGTCGCCTGGGCAAGTGGCATCAACCTTTATGCGGTCATTTTGGTCCTTGGTTTGCTCGGCAGTACCGGGAATATGGTCCTCCCCCCCGATTTGCAGATTCTGATGAGTCCGTTGGTTTTGTTTGCAGCCGGATTCATGTATCTGGTGGAGTTTTTTGCGGATAAGGTCCCGGGAGTTGATACTTCATGGGATACCCTGCATACGTTTATCCGTATCCCCGCGGGAGCAGCAATGGCCGTTGGCGCCATCGGCCCTGTTGATCCCGTCGTCTCTCTGGCTGTTGCAATTGTTGGCGGTGGTCTGGCAGCCGGCACTCATGTCACAAAAGCAGGAACGAGAGTGCTGATAAATGCATCACCCGAACCTGTGACAAATTGGGTTGCTTCAGTGTCGGAAGATGTTCTGGTCGTGGCCGGGCTGTGGACGGCTTTTCACTATCCCTGGTTGTTTCTTTTGTTGTTAATCGTTTTTATCCTGCTCATGATTTGGGTGTTGCCTAAAATTATTCGTGGAGTCAAGTGGTTGATTTTCTCTTTGAAGAAAGTCTTTACGGGACAGTCACAAAAGCAACCTGTTCTTCCCAAGGTGGAAATACCGGGCTCTTTTCCCGAACTTCCTGATAAGAACTCTGAAACTTAA
- the lpxC gene encoding UDP-3-O-acyl-N-acetylglucosamine deacetylase: MILQRTIKKPTTISGIGLHSGARINLRMRPASANTGIIFHRTDGEQTVDIKACSENVVDTRMATVIGRQGMTISTIEHFMAALAAFGIDNLHVDIDGPEVPVLDGSAAPFIREIQQAEIKNLNRCRKFIAIRKPLEIIEGEKRISIIPSRFFRISFDIAFDHPAISVQQHSMKFTTENFCKEIAAARTFGFLHEVEHLKANGLARGGSLENAVVIDSEGVMNPEGLRFPNEFVRHKILDSFGDFSLLGSPLLGHIKAFKAGHDLNAKMVRVIEENPSHWAYVEFTEQAIKEAQRAKTNAFAIDLAWNKA; this comes from the coding sequence ATGATTTTACAACGCACGATCAAAAAGCCAACGACAATTTCCGGTATCGGACTGCATAGCGGTGCACGAATCAACCTGAGAATGCGCCCTGCATCGGCAAATACCGGTATTATCTTCCATCGCACTGATGGCGAACAAACTGTCGACATCAAAGCTTGCTCAGAAAATGTCGTAGATACTCGCATGGCCACAGTCATTGGCCGTCAGGGGATGACTATTTCAACAATAGAGCACTTTATGGCCGCTTTAGCTGCTTTTGGAATTGATAATCTTCATGTCGATATTGATGGCCCCGAAGTTCCGGTTCTGGATGGTAGTGCCGCTCCCTTTATTCGTGAAATTCAGCAGGCAGAAATAAAAAACCTCAACCGCTGCCGTAAATTTATTGCTATTCGCAAACCGCTGGAGATCATCGAAGGAGAAAAACGGATTTCCATTATTCCTTCCCGTTTTTTCAGGATCTCATTTGACATAGCTTTCGACCATCCAGCAATTTCAGTACAGCAACACAGCATGAAATTCACCACTGAAAATTTTTGCAAAGAAATTGCTGCGGCAAGAACATTCGGTTTTCTACACGAAGTTGAGCATCTCAAAGCGAATGGTCTAGCCCGCGGAGGATCTCTGGAAAACGCCGTTGTTATTGACAGTGAAGGCGTTATGAACCCTGAGGGGCTACGCTTTCCAAATGAATTTGTCCGGCACAAAATTCTTGATTCTTTTGGTGATTTCAGTCTCCTTGGATCGCCTTTGCTTGGTCACATCAAAGCATTTAAAGCTGGTCATGACCTGAATGCAAAAATGGTCAGGGTCATTGAAGAAAATCCAAGCCATTGGGCCTATGTTGAGTTTACCGAACAAGCGATTAAAGAAGCTCAGCGAGCTAAAACCAACGCCTTTGCTATTGACTTGGCCTGGAATAAAGCTTAA